The following proteins come from a genomic window of Aspergillus luchuensis IFO 4308 DNA, chromosome 3, nearly complete sequence:
- a CDS encoding GFA family protein (COG:S;~EggNog:ENOG410PNV2;~InterPro:IPR011057,IPR006913;~PFAM:PF04828;~go_function: GO:0016846 - carbon-sulfur lyase activity [Evidence IEA]), with protein MPMKLEGSCQCGSVEFTLESSTPVPYQLCACSICRKVGGYSGSVNLGGIADSLKIKKGKDLIKKYSAVMARGTPDEKICASERNFCSNCSTMLWLWDHHWPELIHPFASAIDTELPVPDEMVCIMESSKPAWVRWPEGKKQVFDGYPEHSLEDWHKKHKLFFE; from the exons ATGCCGAT GAAACTTGAAGGCAGCTGCCAGTGTGGCAGCGTTGAGTTCACACTCGAATCATCGACCCCAGTTCCTTATCAACTATGCGCCTGTAGCATCTGCCGGAAGGTCGGCGGATACAGTGGCAGTGTCAATCTGGGCGGTATTGCCGATAGCctgaagatcaagaagggaaaggactTAATCAA GAAATATTCCGCCGTCATGGCGAGAGGCACACCGGATGAGAAGATCTGTGCGTCGGAGCGGAATTTTTGTTCCAATTGCAGCACCATGCTTTGGCTGTGGGATCACCATTGGCCGGAGCTCATTCATCCTTTTGCTTCGGCCATTGACACGGAACTGCCGGTCCCTGATGAGATGGTCTGCATCATGGAGAGCTCTAAGCCGGCTTGGGTGCGATGGccagaggggaagaagcaggtaTTTGATGGTTATCCAGAGCATAGCTTGGAAGACTGGCACAAGAAGCACAAATTGTTCTTCGAATAG
- a CDS encoding vacuolar protein sorting family 37 protein (COG:S;~EggNog:ENOG410PNCT;~InterPro:IPR009851,IPR037202;~PFAM:PF07200) encodes MNPALNPDTPPPPPPKPSSHEASRRGTPSHPGTPQQYQEGHYAQDRLNMQGQRYASSPATFNPAASLNALPKPPTVEEGWLPAGVKEKSTVDLQAILQDPNLISALSSNHPSYAAHQDNLQTLLKYNKDLANRLLELQSHVGELRSSTETLLLTHQSLEVSWRKKQSEMDAALAPWSPKALYQRLAASIAEQEAVCQAVEESFLEEEHHGRATEKEVGDWIRRVRAESAKLAARREAKARWDEGRVGGWR; translated from the exons ATGAACCCAGCACTTAACCCGGACActcctcccccgcctcccCCGAAACCCAGCAGCCACGAAGCCAGTCGAAGGGGCACCCCGTCGCATCCAGGAACACCACAACAGTACCAAGAAGGACATTATGCGCAGGACCGCTTGAATATGCAGGGACAGAGATACGCTTCCTCTCCGGCGACATTTAATCCCGCTGCCTCGTTGAATGCACTGCCGAAGCCGCCaacggtggaggagggttggtTGCCTGCTGGTGTGAAGGAGAAATC GACTGTCGATCTCCAGGCTATCCTTCAAGATCCTAATCTTATCTCCGCGCTCTCCAGTAACCATCCTTCGTATGCGGCGCATCAGGATAACCTACAGACTCTTCTGAAATACAATAAAGACCTTGCGAACCGTCTACTAGAGCTGCAGTCTCATGTCGGAGAGCTACGCTCTTCTACCGAAACCCTTCTTCTGACGCATCAGTCGCTTGAGGTCTCCTGGCGGAAAAAGCAGTCTGAGATGGATGCTGCGCTGGCGCCATGGTCGCCTAAGGCTTTGTATCAGCGGCTGGCTGCTTCGATTGCGGAGCAGGAGGCCGTGTGTCAGGCAGTCGAGGAGAGCTttttggaggaggaacatCATGGACGGGCGACTGAGAAGGAGGTCGGCGATTGGATTAGACGGGTCAGAGCGGAATCGGCCAAATTGGCGGCTAGGAGAGAGGCCAAAGCTAgatgggatgaggggagggttGGTGGGTGGAGGTGA
- the COX19 gene encoding cytochrome c oxidase assembly protein Cox19 (COG:C;~EggNog:ENOG410PRY2), producing the protein MGFGAPGGGAAPIKPTPPERGSFPLDHDGECKHLITDYLKCLKSRRGVNDDECRKLAKSYLSCRMDHNLMAPDDFKNLGLVFEKDKTTPSGGAEGAEKKA; encoded by the exons ATGGGTTTCGGAGCTCCCGGTGGCGGTGCCGCCCCCATCAAGCCTACGCC TCCCGAGCGTGGCAGCTTCCCTCTTGATCACGATG GCGAATGCAAGCACCTTATCACCGACTACCTCAAGTGCCTGAAATCGAGACGAGGTGTGAACGACGACGAGTGCCGGAAACTGGCCAAGTCGTATCTGTCTTGTCGGATGGACCA CAATCTCATGGCACCGGACGATTTCAAGAACCTCGGGTTGGTGTTCGAGAAGGATAAGACTACACCGAGTGGGGGTGCCGAGggtgcggagaagaaggcatAG
- a CDS encoding Zn(II)2Cys6 transcription factor (COG:K;~EggNog:ENOG410PQG0;~InterPro:IPR036864,IPR021858,IPR001138;~PFAM:PF00172,PF11951;~go_function: GO:0000981 - DNA-binding transcription factor activity, RNA polymerase II-specific [Evidence IEA];~go_function: GO:0008270 - zinc ion binding [Evidence IEA];~go_process: GO:0006355 - regulation of transcription, DNA-templated [Evidence IEA]) encodes MVYRGKPSPGCALCRKRRLKCDQERPACSQCLRIGKECPGYQDLQALRFFDQTAAVTTKALARAASTRKAGRSPTADTAKSSKTPPLIEGPTTHIQEQAMSHIFKYYVGTSQNPGILCYLPNSLRTDPSDALQATMKAIGLACMSRIYHRPELARSAAEEYSKALRATNTSLQDAVLATSDSTLGAVVTLSMYEIISGQSQMMDAWLNHARGALKLLELRGMKQFESAAGRRLFASTRLQIAMINIFFRTSCHRSPTIAALSKYAKSIGDADSQTMEDFYNILVTYNDLSITIKETYNTTGFRGNIAPLIQAALDLDADLVSWATSLSPTWQYTTINTPLTFSHFRSHDTEYHVYPNVDNAVYWNHYRQARIILHEMIQAMCLHQEIPESPQLMQESVSINKQLAEDICASVPYFFTSGDAALGAVARLPWPLYLASDCAGISPHTKDWIMQMLDLIATSTGVQQARILSRLVRTGNHSYMLIPGKPKRVCREGSGYSSS; translated from the exons ATGGTTTACAGAGGAAAGCCCAGCCCAGGGTGTGCTCTATGCCGGAAGCGGCGCCTAAAG TGCGACCAGGAGAGACCTGCATGCTCCCAATGTCTGCGGATAGGTAAAGAATGCCCCGGATACCAAGACCTCCAAGCTCTTCGCTTCTTTGATCAGACGGCCGCTGTAACCACCAAGGCTTTGGCCAGGGCTGCCAGTACCCGCAAGGCGGGTCGATCCCCCACTGCAGACACTGCAAAGAGTTCGAAGACACCGCCGTTGATTGAAGGGCCCACCACCCACATTCAGGAACAAGCCATGTCTCACATCTTCAAGTACTATGTCGGCACTAGTCAAAACCCCGGCATTCTCTGCTATTTGCCGAATTCGCTGCGCACTGACCCCTCGGATGCACTTCAAGCCACCATGAAAGCCATAGGACTGGCATGCATGTCGAGGATCTACCACCGGCCTGAATTGGCACGATCGGCTGCAGAGGAGTACAGCAAAGCCTTGCGGGCCACCAATACGAGTCTTCAGGATGCAGTATTAGCTACTTCGGACTCCACTTTGGGGGCTGTGGTCACGCTGAGTATGTACGAG ATTATTTCAGGCCAATCACAGATGATGGACGCTTGGCTAAATCACGCCCGAGGAGCGCTGAAGCTTCTCGAGTTACGAGGCATGAAGCAATTTGAATCAGCGGCTGGGCGGCGCCTCTTCGCCAGCACACGTCTACAGATT GCTATGATCAACATATTCTTCAGAACGAGTTGTCATCGCTCGCCAACGATAGCTGCATTATCAAAATATGCAAAATCCATTGGTGATGCGGATTCTCAGACAATGGAAGACTTTTACAACATCTTAGTCACATACAACGATCTCTCCATAACAATAAAGGAGACATATAACACCACTGGCTTCCGCGGAAACATCGCACCTTTAATCCAAGCAGCCCTAGACCTTGACGCCGACCTAGTCTCATGGGCGACTTCTTTAAGCCCAACCTGGCAGTATACAACCATCAACACCCCACTGACATTCTCACACTTCCGTAGCCACGACACGGAATATCACGTATATCCAAACGTCGACAACGCAGTGTACTGGAACCACTATCGCCAGGCGCGGATCATTCTCCACGAGATGATCCAAGCAATGTGCCTTCATCAGGAAATCCCTGAATCACCTCAGCTCATGCAGGAGTCGGTCTCCATCAATAAACAACTGGCAGAGGACATTTGCGCTAGCGTCCCGTATTTTTTCACTTCAGGCGACGCTGCCCTGGGAGCCGTCGCTCGATTGCCATGGCCTCTGTACCTTGCCTCGGACTGTGCGGGTATATCGCCTCACACGAAGGATTGGATCATGCAGATGCTCGACCTTATTGCAACATCTACGGGTGTGCAGCAGGCTCGTATTCTGTCGCGACTGGTCAGAACGGGCAATCACAGCTATATGTTGATTCCTGGGAAGCCAAAAAGAGTTTGTAGAGAGGGGAGCGGGTATTCCTCTTCCTAA
- a CDS encoding phosphatase PAP2 family protein (COG:I;~EggNog:ENOG410PHHB;~InterPro:IPR036938,IPR043216,IPR000326;~PFAM:PF01569;~TransMembrane:6 (i28-49o80-108i129-149o227-250i271-293o299-317i);~go_function: GO:0008195 - phosphatidate phosphatase activity [Evidence IEA];~go_process: GO:0006644 - phospholipid metabolic process [Evidence IEA]), translating to MPPSKSEDTPPPAPHRHQLSYQNFSKRLILSYIFDWILIIGVALIGYGFNQTTPNHRPFSLTDPSISFPHREKETVSTGVLAVVAVVAPAVIIVLVSVLSINPATTSIAGSSVHNARREALRRKFMVKLWEWHAGWMGLGVALAGTFMATEGLKDLYGKPRPDMLARCDPNLSALNEYAVSGLGGRIAGAPTMVTWEICRNKGDEMLKVDGFASFPSGHSSMSFAGLMYLALWLSAKFSIGFPFLAYSPLSQDLQRQDRGKIRNQGAAPPVYMLIVALVPIAVAFFISASRWFDYRHHGFDIIFGSVMGMVFAWIGFRLYQLPIIRGAGWSWGARSRKHAFFMEVGQPSHVSADNWVMMSDKRDAAESSPHNVDLESGRPGPDER from the exons ATGCCACCCTCCAAATCAGAAGATACCCCTCCCCCCGCAccccatcgtcatcaacTCTCGTACCAAAACTTCTCCAAGCGCCTAATCCTCTCCTATATATTCGACTGGATCCTCATAAT CGGAGTCGCCCTCATTGGCTACGGCTTCAACCAGACAACCCCCAACCACCGACCCTTCTCCCTCACCGACCCAAGCATCTCCTTCCCCCacagggaaaaggaaaccgTCTCAACGGGCGTGCTAGCCGTGGTAGCGGTAGTAGCTCCAGCTGTGATCATTGTCTTGGTCTCCGTTCTCTCTATCAACCCCGCTACTACCAGCATAGCTGGTTCTAGTGTCCATAATGCTCGAAGAGAAGCTCTAAGAAGGAAGTTTATGGTCAAGCTCTGGGAGTGGCAtgcgggatggatgggattaGGAGTTGCTCTTGCGGGAACGTTCATGGCTACGGAGGGACTTAAGGATCTATATGGGAAGCCGAGACCGGATATGCTGGCTAGGTGTGACCCGAATTTATCTGCGCTTAATGAGTATGCGGTTTCGGGGTTGGGAGGGAGAATTGCGGGTGCGCCTACGATGGTGACGTGGGAGATATGTCGGAATAAGGGTGATGAGATGCTGAAGGTGGATGGGTTTGCTAGTTTTCCGAGTGGGCATTCTTCTA TGTCGTTCGCGGGATTGATGTATCTCGCTCTTTGGCTAAGTGCTAAATTCTCCATTGGCTTCCCGTTCCTGGCGTATTCGCCGCTCAGCCAGGATCTGCAAAGACAGGATCGTGGGAAGATTCGAAACCAAGGTGCCGCTCCTCCTGTCTATATGCTCATCGTTGCATTAGTGCCCATTGCGGtagccttcttcatctccgcaTCGCGTTGGTTTGATTATCGCCATCATGGTTTCGATATCATATTCGGATCGGTCATGGGAATGGTCTTCGCGTGGATTGGTTTCAGACTATATCAGCTGCCCATTATTCGCGGTGCGGGCTGGTCGTGGGGAGCTAGGAGTCGCAAACATGCTTTCTTCATGGAAGTCGGACAGCCGAGCCACGTTTCTGCCGATAATTGGGTCATGATGAGCGACAAACGCGATGCTGCAGAGAGCAGCCCGCACAACGTTGATCTGGAAAGCGGTCGACCGGGCCCGGATGAGCGATGA
- a CDS encoding uncharacterized protein (InterPro:IPR032675): MSALRSSGLPIRSLDAFADGYSHTYGGRCSFPFGEIPEAVFGGSTADLTRLAAAFQPCKKIGLSLAHHIHKIDFLRTQEHSSRPEYDFELPPSYEEARENTRSLARLLNLCPTLEELHLAWEYDDFEETAGVREELYFFDRVVESCQFQGLKKCALYDIRMSEATLMTFFRQRTRLVHLDLELIHIDGHSDGLFRLLSTAMPELNYLRLQYLYSSSGTIYFPHEPRDNLVRFPLSRSAQRLIRRGVDARRPVITKIR, from the coding sequence TCACTTGATGCCTTTGCAGATGGCTATTCTCACACATATGGGGGGCGTTGTAGCTTTCCGTTCGGCGAGATCCCCGAAGCTGTATTCGGCGGCAGCACGGCGGACTTAACAAGGCTGGCGGCAGCATTCCAACCATGCAAGAAGATAGGACTAAGCTTGGCGCACCACATACATAAGATAGATTTTCTTAGGACCCAAGAGCACTCTTCAAGGCCAGAGTACGATTTCGAGTTACCGCCGAGCTACGAAGAAGCCCGGGAGAACACCCGATCACTCGCACGCCTTCTGAACCTTTGTCCTACTCTCGAGGAACTGCACCTGGCGTGGGAGTATGACGACTTCGAGGAGACGGCCGGGGTGAGGGAGGAATTATACTTTTTCGATCGGGTAGTAGAATCTTGCCAGTTCCAGGGCTTGAAGAAGTGTGCCTTGTACGACATTCGAATGTCTGAGGCTACGCTCATGACGTTTTTTCGTCAGCGTACTCGGCTGGTGCACTTGGACTTGGAGCTCATTCATATTGACGGTCACTCCGACGGTCTATTCAGACTCTTGTCTACGGCGATGCCAGAGCTGAATTACTTGCGTCTCCAGTACCTTTACTCCTCCTCTGGAACCATTTACTTCCCACATGAGCCGCGAGATAATCTTGTGAGATTCCCATTAAGTCGGTCAGCACAAAGATTAATCCGGAGGGGTGTCGACGCTAGGAGGCCAGTCATTACCAAGATTAGGTGA
- a CDS encoding aldo/keto reductase (COG:C;~EggNog:ENOG410PMDV;~InterPro:IPR018170,IPR020471,IPR036812,IPR023210;~PFAM:PF00248;~go_function: GO:0016491 - oxidoreductase activity [Evidence IEA];~go_process: GO:0055114 - oxidation-reduction process [Evidence IEA]), with translation MTTTFKLNTGAEIPAVGFGTWQDAEAQEQAVLEAIKAGYRHIDTARIYGTEEAVGKAIKKSGVPRDQLFITTKLWNNKHHPDDVAQALQDSLNDLDLEYVDLFLMHWPVAFKRGTEKFPKNESGKPAVEDTDYVDTYKAMEKLLSTGKVKAIGVSNFSKSEMERLLQNTSVVPAVHQLESHPWLQQRSFADWHKSKGIHVTHYSPFGNQNELYSREGTIGKLIDDPVLVEIGKKYNKSSAQVALAWGINEGHSVLPKSKTPSRIRDNLQGDFKLDAEDLQKIRGIDRKLRFNDSSADFGREFFGDLDGKQK, from the exons ATGACGACCACATTCAAGCTCAACACCGGCGCCGAAATTCCCGCCGTTGGCTTTGGAACTTGGCAGGACGCAGAGGCACAGGAGCAAGCTGTCCTTGAAGCCATCAAGGCGGGATATCGCCACATTGACACCGCCAGAAT TTATGGAACAGAAGAGGCCGTAGGAAAAGCTATCAAGAAGTCTGGCGTTCCCCGTGACCAACTTTTTATCACCACTAAGCTCTGGAACAACAAGCATCACCCCGACGATGTAGCGCAGGCGCTTCAGGACTCGTTGAACGACCTCGACTTGGAATATGTCGATCTATTCTTGATGCATTGGCCTGTGGCCTTCAAGAGAGGAACCGAAAAGTTCCCCAAGAACGAGAGTGGCAAGCCAGCTGTGGAGGATACTGACTACGTCGAT ACATACAAAGCCATGGAGAAGCTCCTTTCGACCGGAAAGGTGAAAGCCATTGGcgtctccaacttctccaagtcAGAGATGGAACGTCTCCTTCAGAACACCTCCGTCGTCCCTGCAGTCCACCAGCTTGAAAGCCACCCATGGCTGCAACAGCGTAGCTTCGCCGACTGGCACAAGTCAAAGGGCATCCATGTCACCCACTACTCTCCGTTCGGAAACCAGAACGAGCTATACTCTCGCGAGGGCACAATTGGCAAGCTGATTGATGACCCCGTGCTGGTCGAAATTGGAAAGAAGTACAACAAGAGCTCTGCGCAAGTAGCACTTG CCTGGGGTATCAACGAAGGACACTCAGTACTTCCCAAGTCGAAGACTCCATCTCGCATCAGAGACAACCTCCAAGGCGACTTCAAGCTAGACGCTGAGGATCTCCAGAAGATCCGGGGCATTGACCGTAAGCTCCGCTTCAACGACAGCAGCGCCGACTTTGGCCGAGAATTCTTCGGCGACTTGGACGGCAAGCAGAAATAA
- a CDS encoding tRNA ligase (BUSCO:EOG09261IBJ;~COG:J;~EggNog:ENOG410PGIQ;~InterPro:IPR027417,IPR015965,IPR015966,IPR012387, IPR019039;~PFAM:PF08303,PF09511,PF08302;~go_function: GO:0003972 - RNA ligase (ATP) activity [Evidence IEA];~go_function: GO:0005524 - ATP binding [Evidence IEA];~go_function: GO:0008081 - phosphoric diester hydrolase activity [Evidence IEA];~go_function: GO:0051730 - GTP-dependent polyribonucleotide 5'-hydroxyl-kinase activity [Evidence IEA];~go_process: GO:0006388 - tRNA splicing, via endonucleolytic cleavage and ligation [Evidence IEA]), producing the protein MVQQDEREVAELVSSLEAASRKGTAHGKKSGFKCKKSTFDVEKADKIKVHSWKFMDWDYKRDDLPTYARGLFTTQRKDGTQEIAVRGYDKFFNVDEVNDTKWRNIEMNTRGPYELSVKENGCIIFISGLEDGTLLVCSKHSTGVRSDTNLSHAQAGERWVERHVSSVGRSVKDLARELRRLNVTAVGELCDDSFEEHVLAYDESASGIYLHGLNFNVPQFATQPSSEVHKFADAWGFKKANFVVYEDLDQVKKFLDNCAETGTWDGRETEGFVVRCHMGDKGRAPYRDWFFKYKFEEPYLMYRQWRECTKAVIAGKVPNIKKHKKITEEYLHYARRQLAKTPGLAQQYQQNHGIISLREGFLQERGLNGSEIIQMESDESGDVTQDVILVPIASLGCGKTTVALALCKLFGWGQVQNDNIPKQKNKPKKFSLDITNLLAQHPVVIADRNNHMRRERQQLIDDVSVVIHKARYVALQYVHEPKGQLLPGIREVTRRRVLDRGDNHQTIRAGSKNPEEVIGIMEGFLNRFEAVDTDREPDCYFDQVIDLDVGASSRKNLETVVKALHSFYPKLVKEIPTAEQLDDAIYWSTNEYQVQLDWSHQYGTQKPKNKNKNQNQNPGSPAPTAGPTPEDLAKKIEYFNISLPPAEVKNILESLFPPSTAPEQARLYRQLINSRRVQPTFHVTLIHRASKKEHPGIWDEYVRQYIEKMKSKPESDPTITPTLAPARVRLERLIWDNRLMAFVARIFPPEDQNLAEWPCANEIPHVTVGTASPDVKPKESNDLLKWWHEVGSGGETGLWEAEIPGVRVVEGTVGVVMSRGK; encoded by the coding sequence ATGGTGCAGCAGGACGAGCGGGAAGTCGCCGAGCTGGTCTCCAGCCTTGAGGCCGCCAGCAGGAAAGGCACAGCTCACGGGAAGAAGTCGGGGTTCAAGTGCAAGAAATCTACCTTTGACGTTGAAAAAGCAGACAAAATCAAGGTGCATTCGTGGAAATTTATGGACTGGGATTACAAACGCGACGATCTGCCGACCTATGCCCGAGGACTATTCACCACCCAGAGGAAGGATGGCACCCAGGAGATTGCGGTTCGCGGATACGACAAGTTCTTtaatgtggatgaggtgaatGACACAAAGTGGAGGAACATTGAGATGAACACTAGGGGTCCGTACGAGCTCAGTGTGAAGGAGAACGGGTGCATTATATTCATCTCTGGTCTTGAGGACGGCACTTTGTTGGTCTGCAGCAAGCATTCTACGGGTGTTCGTTCCGATACAAACCTTAGCCATGCTCAAGCTGGTGAACGCTGGGTCGAGCGACATGTCAGTTCGGTTGGAAGGAGTGTAAAGGACTTGGCACGAGAGCTGCGCAGACTCAATGTCACCGCAGTAGGCGAGCTATGTGACGACAGCTTCGAGGAGCATGTCCTCGCCTACGACGAAAGCGCTTcgggtatctatctacatggACTCAACTTCAACGTACCCCAATTTGCCACGCAGCCTAGCTCGGAAGTACACAAGTTTGCCGATGCGTGGGGCTTCAAGAAGGCCAACTTTGTTGTGTATGAAGACCTCGATCAGGTCAAGAAATTCCTCGACAACTGCGCTGAAACAGGCACCTGGGATGGCCGCGAGACGGAGGGATTTGTGGTCCGATGCCACATGGGCGATAAAGGACGGGCACCATACCGGGATTGGTTCTTCAAGTACAAGTTCGAAGAGCCCTACTTGATGTACCGGCAGTGGCGCGAGTGCACGAAGGCAGTCATTGCAGGAAAGGTTCCTAAcatcaagaagcacaagAAGATAACCGAGGAGTATCTTCATTACGCGCGGAGACAGCTCGCGAAAACCCCTGGGCTCGCACAACAGTACCAGCAAAACCACGGCATCATCTCTTTGAGAGAGGGTTTCTTGCAAGAGAGAGGCCTCAACGGATCTGAAATTATCCAAATGGAGTCTGACGAATCCGGCGATGTGACGCAAGACGTGATTCTTGTTCCCATTGCTTCACTGGGCTGCGGCAAGACGACCGTGGCTTTGGCTCTCTGCAAGTTGTTTGGATGGGGACAGGTGCAGAACGATAACAttccgaagcagaagaacaaGCCAAAGAAATTCTCCTTGGACATTACCAATCTTCTGGCTCAACACCCTGTGGTAATAGCAGACCGGAACAACCACATGCGACGCGAACGACAGCAACTCATAGACGATGTGTCGGTTGTGATTCACAAAGCTCGCTATGTCGCGCTCCAGTACGTCCACGAGCCCAAAGGACAATTGCTTCCTGGCATCCGCGAGGTAACGCGGAGACGAGTCCTTGACCGGGGAGACAACCACCAAACCATCCGGGCGGGAAGCAAGAATCCAGAGGAGGTCATTGGAATCATGGAAGGTTTCCTGAACCGGTTCGAGGCTGTCGACACCGATCGTGAGCCAGACTGCTACTTCGACCAAGTAATTGACCTGGATGTCGGTGCTTCTTCGCGTAAGAATCTGGAGACAGTGGTGAAAGCGCTACACTCGTTCTATCCCAAGCTCGTGAAAGAGATTCCAACGGCCGAGCAACTGGATGACGCTATCTACTGGTCGACGAACGAGTATCAAGTGCAGCTGGACTGGAGCCATCAATATGGAACCCAGAAaccgaagaacaagaacaagaatcaGAACCAGAACCCCGGCAGCCCTGCACCCACAGCCGGTCCCACCCCCGAAGATCTggccaagaagatcgagTACTTCAACATCTCCCTACCTCCTGCAGAGGTGAAAAATATCCTCGAGTCTCTGTTTCCCCCGTCTACAGCCCCCGAACAAGCACGTCTCTACAGACAGCTCATCAACAGCAGACGTGTACAGCCCACCTTCCACGTGACATTGATCCACCGCGCCTCGAAGAAAGAACATCCCGGCATTTGGGACGAATACGTCCGCCAGTACATTGAAAAGATGAAGAGTAAGCCCGAGTCTgatcccaccatcaccccaaCGCTGGCTCCGGCTCGCGTACGTCTTGAGCGTCTCATCTGGGACAACCGTCTCATGGCATTCGTAGCGCGGATATTCCCACCAGAGGACCAGAACCTGGCGGAATGGCCGTGCGCGAATGAGATACCCCACGTCACTGTGGGAACTGCGTCGCCGGATGTGAAGCCCAAAGAGAGCAATGATCTGCTGAAGTGGTGGCATGAAGTTGGCTCGGGAGGAGAAACCGGGCTTTGGGAGGCTGAGATCCCAGGCGTGAGGGTTGTAGAGGGAACAGTAGGCGTGGTGATGAGTCGGGGCAAATAA
- a CDS encoding ankyrin repeat protein (BUSCO:EOG09265313;~COG:S;~EggNog:ENOG410PK1D;~InterPro:IPR002110,IPR036770,IPR020683;~PFAM:PF12796,PF13857,PF13637,PF13606;~go_function: GO:0005515 - protein binding [Evidence IEA]): MTQPNPYVLAADNPGAVLTLLQSNPSIASNQDEHGYSLLHAAASYGHIDLLRALVKDYNVDVNLLDEDGETCLFVTESLDIAKCLVEELGVDYNKRNDEGLAAYETIESDGSFPQIAAYLRQVAGVPEPEVDSAGDALNPAPPLPPNVQMNLGTVSEQEASAGMDEVDPEFKRRIDELAAREDFHSEATQSQLRQLVMDAISGSGINTQEREVRRRTD; the protein is encoded by the coding sequence ATGACTCAACCCAACCCTTACGTTCTGGCCGCCGATAATCCGGGCGCCGTCCTGACTCTATTGCAgtccaacccctccatcgcCTCGAACCAAGATGAGCACGGATATTCATTACTCCATGCTGCGGCTTCTTACGGACACATCGACCTGCTACGCGCTCTGGTGAAGGACTACAACGTGGACGTTAACCTgctcgacgaggatggtGAAACCTGCCTGTTTGTGACGGAAAGCCTCGACATTGCGAAATGCCTGGTTGAAGAACTGGGTGTGGACTACAACAAGAGAAACGATGAGGGCCTCGCAGCCTATGAGACTATTGAGAGCGATGGCTCTTTCCCGCAAATTGCTGCTTATCTGCGGCAAGTCGCAGGCGTGCCTGAGCCGGAGGTCGACTCGGCTGGCGACGCACTAAACCCGGCTCCGCCGCTTCCCCCGAACGTTCAAATGAACCTGGGCACAGTGTCGGAACAGGAGGCTAGTGCGGGAATGGACGAGGTGGATCCCGAGTTCAAGCGGCGCATTGATGAGCTGGCCGCGCGTGAGGATTTCCACAGCGAAGCTACGCAGAGCCAACTGCGCCAGTTGGTCATGGATGCTATTTCGGGCTCCGGTATCAACACCCAGGAGCGTGAGGTGCGCCGCAGGACGGATTAA